One stretch of Ipomoea triloba cultivar NCNSP0323 chromosome 8, ASM357664v1 DNA includes these proteins:
- the LOC116026790 gene encoding SPX domain-containing membrane protein At4g22990 isoform X1, with protein sequence MVAFGKKLKERQIQEWQGYYINYKLMKKKVKQYANQIEAGVLDRRHVLKDFSQMLDYQIEKIVLFLLEQQGVLAKRIAGYNEQQGVLQEQPDISKRHELREAYRDVGRDLLKLLFFVEMNAIGLRKILKKFDKRFGYRFTDYYVKTRANHPYSQLQQVFKHVGLGAVVGAVSRNLAELQDHPGSYLSIYDQPALPVQDSVVDSIKAAADRLTHSTNFLNFLGQHALIMQEDLPIPVDQEHVDDQSYHFMSLLLNLGNTFLYMVNTYIIVPTADDYSMSLGAAATVCGVVIGAMAVAQVFSSVYFSAWSNKSYFRPLVFSSIALFAGNTMYALAYDLKSITILLIGRLFCGLGSARAVNRRYISDCVPLKIRMQASAGFVSASALGMACGPALAGLLQTNFKISKITFNQDTLPGWVMAFAWLIYLIWLCICFKEPARQHEENHAPQESTSVDYTVLEKGPTQPLLLKSEEQKDGEDDQECDGSEEGVEDSHKPANSIASAYRLLTPSVKVQLLIYFMLKYAMEILLSESSVITTYYFHWSTGRVAIFLACLGLTVLPVNIVVGSYISNMFEDRQILLVSEIMVCVGILLSFQVLVAYSVPQYVVSGLIMFVSAEVLEGVNLSLLSRVMSSRLSRGTYNGGLLSTEAGTIARVIADGTITLAGYLGESRLLNVTLLPSLLICITSIIATCLTYNSLY encoded by the exons ATGGTTGCTTTTGGGAAGAAGTTGAAGGAAAGACAAATTCAAGAATGGCAAGG ATACTACATCAATTACAAACTGATGAAGAAAAAGGTTAAGCAGTATGCTAATCAAATTGAAGCTGGAGTCCTAGATCGCCGTCATGTCCTCAAGGATTTCTCGCAAATGTTGGACTACCAG ATTGAAAAAATTGTGCTTTTCCTGCTGGAACAACAAGGAGTACTTGCAAAAAGGATTGCTGGATACAATGAACAGCAAGGTGTTCTTCAAGAACAGCCTGATATATCTAAAAGGCATGAGCTGCGTGAGGCGTATAGGGATGTGGGGCGTGATCTTCTAAAGCTTCTCttttttgttgaaatgaatgccATTGGACTTCGGAAGATCCTTAAAAAGTTTGACAAACGGTTTGGCTATAGGTTTACTGATTACTATGTCAAAACTCGGGCTAATCATCCTTATTCTCAACTTCAGCAAGTTTTCAAGCATGTG GGATTAGGGGCAGTTGTTGGAGCAGTATCTCGTAATCTTGCAGAACTTCAAGACCATCCGGGGAGTTACTTATCTATTTATGATCAGCCTGCTCTCCCGGTTCAG GATTCTGTTGTAGACTCGATAAAAGCAGCTGCCGACAGATTAACTCATTCAACAAACTTCCTCAACTTTTTGGGCCAACATGCACTTATCATGCAAGAAGATTTGCCTATCCCGGTTGATCAGGAACACGTTGATGATCAGAGTTACCATTTCATGTCGCTCCTATTGAACCTGGGAAACACTTTTCTTTATATGGTGAATACATATATCATTGTTCCAACAGCGGACGACTACTCCATGAGCCTTGGCGCTGCTGCAACAGTTTGCGGTGTTGTAATTGGGGCAATGGCCGTTGCACAAGTTTTTTCATCGGTGTATTTCAGTGCTTGGTCTAACAAGTCTTACTTCAGGCCCTTGGTATTTAGCAGTATAGCTCTTTTTGCCGGTAATACCATGTATGCATTGGCTTATGACCTGAAGTCAATTACAATTCTTCTTATTGGTCGACTATTTTGTGG GTTGGGTTCTGCCAGAGCTGTGAATCGAAGGTATATCAGTGATTGTGTGCCACTTAAAATCCGTATGCAGGCTTCAGCTGGTTTTGTCAGCGCTAGCGCTCTAGGAATGGCGTGTGGTCCAGCACTTGCTGGATTGCTTCAAACTAATTTTAAGATTTCGAAGATAACATTCAACCAAGATACTTTACCCGGTTGGGTTATGGCTTTCGCGTGGTTAATATATCTGATATGGTTATGCATCTGCTTTAAAGAACCTGCTCGTCAACACGAAGAAAACCATGCTCCACAAGAATCTACTTCTG TAGATTATACCGTGCTTGAAAAGGGTCCGACGCAACCTTTGCTGTTAAAATCTGAGGAACAGAAAGATGGCGAGGATGATCAAGAATGTGATGGAAGTGAAGAAGGTGTAGAGGATTCTCACAAACCAGCCAACTCTATAGCGTCAGCATACAGATTACTCACTCCGTCTGTGAAA GTTCAACTGTTGATTTACTTCATGTTGAAATATGCTATGGAGATTTTACTTTCTGAATCTAGTGTCATTACTACGTATTACTTTCATTGGTCAACCGGTAGAGTGGCTATTTTTCTTGCGTGTCTTGGCCTAACTGTTCTGCCAGTAAACATTGTTGTTGGAAGTTACATTAGCAACATGTTTGAGGACAG GCAAATCTTGTTGGTGTCTGAAATTATGGTTTGCGTGGGTATTCTCCTTAGCTTTCAAGTATTAGTCGCATATTCTGTGCCACAATATGTCGTCTCGGGGCTCATTATGTTTGTATCTGCAGAAGTATTGGAAG GTGTGAATCTGTCGCTCCTGTCTCGAGTCATGTCGTCCCGGCTGTCACGAGGGACCTACAATGGCGGGCTGCTGTCGACAGAAGCTGGCACGATTGCTCGAGTTATCGCGGATGGCACTATAACCTTAGCTGGATATCTGGGTGAGAGTAGGCTCTTGAATGTCACTCTCCTTCCTTCACTTCTCATCTGCATAACTTCCATTATTGCCACCTGTCTTACCTACAATTCCTTGTATTGA
- the LOC116026790 gene encoding SPX domain-containing membrane protein At4g22990 isoform X2: MVAFGKKLKERQIQEWQGYYINYKLMKKKVKQYANQIEAGVLDRRHVLKDFSQMLDYQIEKIVLFLLEQQGVLAKRIAGYNEQQGVLQEQPDISKRHELREAYRDVGRDLLKLLFFVEMNAIGLRKILKKFDKRFGYRFTDYYVKTRANHPYSQLQQVFKHVGLGAVVGAVSRNLAELQDHPGSYLSIYDQPALPVQDSVVDSIKAAADRLTHSTNFLNFLGQHALIMQEDLPIPVDQEHVDDQSYHFMSLLLNLGNTFLYMVNTYIIVPTADDYSMSLGAAATVCGVVIGAMAVAQVFSSVYFSAWSNKSYFRPLVFSSIALFAGNTMYALAYDLKSITILLIGRLFCGLGSARAVNRRYISDCVPLKIRMQASAGFVSASALGMACGPALAGLLQTNFKISKITFNQDTLPGWVMAFAWLIYLIWLCICFKEPARQHEENHAPQESTSDYTVLEKGPTQPLLLKSEEQKDGEDDQECDGSEEGVEDSHKPANSIASAYRLLTPSVKVQLLIYFMLKYAMEILLSESSVITTYYFHWSTGRVAIFLACLGLTVLPVNIVVGSYISNMFEDRQILLVSEIMVCVGILLSFQVLVAYSVPQYVVSGLIMFVSAEVLEGVNLSLLSRVMSSRLSRGTYNGGLLSTEAGTIARVIADGTITLAGYLGESRLLNVTLLPSLLICITSIIATCLTYNSLY; this comes from the exons ATGGTTGCTTTTGGGAAGAAGTTGAAGGAAAGACAAATTCAAGAATGGCAAGG ATACTACATCAATTACAAACTGATGAAGAAAAAGGTTAAGCAGTATGCTAATCAAATTGAAGCTGGAGTCCTAGATCGCCGTCATGTCCTCAAGGATTTCTCGCAAATGTTGGACTACCAG ATTGAAAAAATTGTGCTTTTCCTGCTGGAACAACAAGGAGTACTTGCAAAAAGGATTGCTGGATACAATGAACAGCAAGGTGTTCTTCAAGAACAGCCTGATATATCTAAAAGGCATGAGCTGCGTGAGGCGTATAGGGATGTGGGGCGTGATCTTCTAAAGCTTCTCttttttgttgaaatgaatgccATTGGACTTCGGAAGATCCTTAAAAAGTTTGACAAACGGTTTGGCTATAGGTTTACTGATTACTATGTCAAAACTCGGGCTAATCATCCTTATTCTCAACTTCAGCAAGTTTTCAAGCATGTG GGATTAGGGGCAGTTGTTGGAGCAGTATCTCGTAATCTTGCAGAACTTCAAGACCATCCGGGGAGTTACTTATCTATTTATGATCAGCCTGCTCTCCCGGTTCAG GATTCTGTTGTAGACTCGATAAAAGCAGCTGCCGACAGATTAACTCATTCAACAAACTTCCTCAACTTTTTGGGCCAACATGCACTTATCATGCAAGAAGATTTGCCTATCCCGGTTGATCAGGAACACGTTGATGATCAGAGTTACCATTTCATGTCGCTCCTATTGAACCTGGGAAACACTTTTCTTTATATGGTGAATACATATATCATTGTTCCAACAGCGGACGACTACTCCATGAGCCTTGGCGCTGCTGCAACAGTTTGCGGTGTTGTAATTGGGGCAATGGCCGTTGCACAAGTTTTTTCATCGGTGTATTTCAGTGCTTGGTCTAACAAGTCTTACTTCAGGCCCTTGGTATTTAGCAGTATAGCTCTTTTTGCCGGTAATACCATGTATGCATTGGCTTATGACCTGAAGTCAATTACAATTCTTCTTATTGGTCGACTATTTTGTGG GTTGGGTTCTGCCAGAGCTGTGAATCGAAGGTATATCAGTGATTGTGTGCCACTTAAAATCCGTATGCAGGCTTCAGCTGGTTTTGTCAGCGCTAGCGCTCTAGGAATGGCGTGTGGTCCAGCACTTGCTGGATTGCTTCAAACTAATTTTAAGATTTCGAAGATAACATTCAACCAAGATACTTTACCCGGTTGGGTTATGGCTTTCGCGTGGTTAATATATCTGATATGGTTATGCATCTGCTTTAAAGAACCTGCTCGTCAACACGAAGAAAACCATGCTCCACAAGAATCTACTTCTG ATTATACCGTGCTTGAAAAGGGTCCGACGCAACCTTTGCTGTTAAAATCTGAGGAACAGAAAGATGGCGAGGATGATCAAGAATGTGATGGAAGTGAAGAAGGTGTAGAGGATTCTCACAAACCAGCCAACTCTATAGCGTCAGCATACAGATTACTCACTCCGTCTGTGAAA GTTCAACTGTTGATTTACTTCATGTTGAAATATGCTATGGAGATTTTACTTTCTGAATCTAGTGTCATTACTACGTATTACTTTCATTGGTCAACCGGTAGAGTGGCTATTTTTCTTGCGTGTCTTGGCCTAACTGTTCTGCCAGTAAACATTGTTGTTGGAAGTTACATTAGCAACATGTTTGAGGACAG GCAAATCTTGTTGGTGTCTGAAATTATGGTTTGCGTGGGTATTCTCCTTAGCTTTCAAGTATTAGTCGCATATTCTGTGCCACAATATGTCGTCTCGGGGCTCATTATGTTTGTATCTGCAGAAGTATTGGAAG GTGTGAATCTGTCGCTCCTGTCTCGAGTCATGTCGTCCCGGCTGTCACGAGGGACCTACAATGGCGGGCTGCTGTCGACAGAAGCTGGCACGATTGCTCGAGTTATCGCGGATGGCACTATAACCTTAGCTGGATATCTGGGTGAGAGTAGGCTCTTGAATGTCACTCTCCTTCCTTCACTTCTCATCTGCATAACTTCCATTATTGCCACCTGTCTTACCTACAATTCCTTGTATTGA